A single Arachnia propionica DNA region contains:
- a CDS encoding adenosylcobinamide-GDP ribazoletransferase yields the protein MRPLRAFHSAVAMYTWLPVRKHDWADRDFPDGLLAFPWLGAVLGAAVGLLGWGAAAASGSRFLGALMAVGTVAYATGAMHLDGTADVADALGSRKPAEQARAIMKQSDIGPMGVASLLVVLLLEVASLGVAPPGTWPVLMALGMAAGRVVPLAATLPGRGEEPAPGTLSSLVAGKVGAAGLWISRGAVLAAGGALTWWLLGWPVAACWSGVVAVAWLLAACWQRHLLRRLGRLNGDCYGSLIELTQLAVWLGIALTVNLIGVA from the coding sequence ATGCGCCCACTGCGCGCCTTCCACAGCGCAGTCGCCATGTACACGTGGCTGCCGGTGCGCAAACACGACTGGGCAGACCGCGACTTCCCCGACGGGCTTCTCGCCTTTCCTTGGTTGGGGGCGGTGCTCGGGGCAGCCGTTGGTCTGCTGGGATGGGGGGCCGCAGCCGCGTCCGGGTCGCGGTTCCTCGGGGCCTTGATGGCCGTCGGGACGGTGGCCTACGCCACCGGCGCCATGCACCTGGACGGCACCGCGGATGTTGCGGACGCGCTGGGTTCCCGGAAACCCGCGGAGCAGGCGCGGGCGATCATGAAGCAGTCCGACATCGGCCCGATGGGGGTGGCTTCGCTGCTGGTGGTGCTGCTGCTGGAGGTGGCCTCCCTCGGCGTCGCACCTCCCGGCACCTGGCCGGTGCTGATGGCCCTCGGCATGGCTGCGGGACGGGTGGTTCCGCTGGCCGCCACGCTGCCGGGCCGGGGTGAGGAACCGGCCCCGGGCACCTTGTCCTCGCTGGTGGCGGGCAAGGTCGGGGCGGCCGGGCTGTGGATCAGCCGGGGGGCGGTGCTGGCGGCGGGTGGCGCGCTCACCTGGTGGCTGCTGGGTTGGCCGGTAGCGGCCTGCTGGTCGGGTGTGGTCGCGGTCGCCTGGCTGCTCGCGGCCTGCTGGCAGCGACACCTCCTGCGGCGCCTGGGACGCCTGAACGGCGACTGCTACGGTTCCCTGATCGAACTGACCCAGCTGGCCGTCTGGCTGGGGATCGCGCTCACCGTGAACCTGATCGGAGTGGCATGA
- the dxr gene encoding 1-deoxy-D-xylulose-5-phosphate reductoisomerase — translation MRRIVLLGSTGSIGTQTLDVIGSRPDRFDVVGLAASGGNIDLLAGQVARFRPSYVALARADRAADLEHELATRGVEAPQLLTGPGAAAELAALECDVVVNAITGAAGLEPTLAALGAGLTLALANKESLVIGGRLVTDLAAPGQLVAVDSEHSAFAQALRGGRRHEVARLILTASGGPFRGRSREELADVTPEEAMAHPTWKMGRVITINSSTLVNKGLELIEAALLYGVGLDDIVVAVHPQSVVHSMVEFTDGSTLAQASPPDMRLPIGLALTWPDRLPGAAVPCDWTRSATWTFEPLDDATFPAVELARRAGKAAGTAPAVYNAANEVLVDAFCDHRIGFLGITDLISRCLAEHLETGHVPDTELTLEAVLSADAAARERARELVEELS, via the coding sequence GTGCGAAGAATCGTCCTACTCGGCTCCACCGGGTCCATAGGCACCCAGACACTCGACGTGATCGGTTCCCGGCCTGACCGGTTCGACGTGGTGGGGCTGGCCGCCTCGGGCGGCAACATCGACCTGCTGGCCGGGCAGGTGGCGCGGTTCCGGCCCTCGTACGTGGCCTTGGCCCGAGCGGATAGGGCAGCGGACCTGGAACACGAACTCGCGACTCGCGGGGTCGAGGCACCCCAACTGCTGACCGGTCCCGGGGCAGCGGCTGAGCTGGCCGCCCTGGAGTGCGATGTGGTGGTGAACGCCATCACGGGGGCGGCGGGACTGGAACCCACCCTCGCTGCACTGGGAGCAGGCCTCACCCTGGCCTTGGCGAACAAGGAATCCCTCGTGATCGGCGGGAGACTGGTCACCGACCTGGCGGCGCCGGGACAACTGGTGGCCGTCGACTCCGAACACTCCGCCTTCGCCCAGGCCCTGCGCGGGGGACGCCGCCACGAGGTGGCCCGGCTCATCCTGACCGCATCCGGGGGGCCGTTCCGGGGCCGCAGCCGTGAGGAACTCGCGGACGTGACGCCCGAGGAGGCCATGGCCCATCCCACCTGGAAAATGGGCCGGGTCATCACCATCAACTCATCCACCCTGGTCAACAAGGGACTCGAACTTATCGAGGCAGCCCTGCTCTACGGCGTCGGCCTCGACGACATCGTCGTGGCGGTGCATCCCCAGTCGGTCGTCCACTCCATGGTGGAGTTCACCGACGGGTCCACCCTGGCGCAGGCCTCACCACCGGACATGCGACTGCCCATCGGGTTGGCACTGACCTGGCCCGACAGGCTTCCGGGGGCCGCGGTTCCCTGCGACTGGACGAGATCCGCGACCTGGACCTTCGAACCCCTGGACGACGCGACTTTCCCGGCAGTTGAGTTGGCCCGCCGCGCGGGGAAGGCCGCTGGCACGGCCCCGGCCGTCTACAACGCGGCCAACGAGGTGCTGGTGGACGCCTTCTGTGACCACAGGATCGGGTTCTTGGGGATAACGGACCTGATCTCCCGATGCCTGGCCGAACACCTCGAGACCGGGCACGTCCCGGATACTGAACTGACCTTGGAAGCGGTGCTGTCCGCGGACGCCGCGGCCCGTGAACGTGCTCGTGAACTCGTGGAGGAACTTTCTTGA
- a CDS encoding M50 family metallopeptidase, giving the protein MNTLVLIGLALLFFALIMVSIALHEIGHLVPAKIFGVKVTQYFVGFGRTIWSRKRGETEYGFKLFPLGGYVRLVGMYPPEKQSDKPKGWLTRLADRARSYEYEEITPADDGRLFHQKPVWQKVIVMLGGPAMNLLLAFLIFLGINLFHGTWQLTLNVTVVNDCVIPAGRTPATCQDGDPQTPAKQAGVMVGDKVVAFNGHRVSTWDELTDLIRANRDGAATLTVERDGRTMELPTVNTIIQSVPDRLDPTSRVEAGFLGVSPSRELVRGGVIETAGQMWNITRMSLVALASFPVRVWNVGVGLATGAERDINSPISVVGASRVAGEIAVADSVPIQDRVASWLSLLGSVNLFVALLNLVPLLPLDGGHIAGALYEALRRGLARLRGKSDPGPVDTAKMLPVAYLVGGFLLIGGVVLILADIISPIKLF; this is encoded by the coding sequence TTGAACACCCTCGTACTGATTGGTCTGGCGCTGCTGTTCTTCGCCCTGATCATGGTCTCCATCGCCCTGCACGAGATCGGACACCTCGTGCCGGCCAAGATCTTCGGGGTCAAGGTGACCCAGTATTTCGTCGGATTCGGCCGGACCATCTGGTCCCGGAAGCGGGGCGAGACCGAGTACGGGTTCAAGCTGTTCCCGCTCGGCGGCTACGTCCGGTTGGTCGGGATGTACCCGCCCGAGAAGCAGTCTGACAAGCCCAAGGGCTGGCTCACCCGGCTGGCCGACCGGGCCCGCAGCTACGAGTACGAGGAGATCACCCCCGCCGATGACGGGCGGCTGTTTCACCAGAAACCGGTGTGGCAGAAGGTCATAGTCATGCTCGGCGGGCCCGCCATGAACCTTCTGCTGGCCTTCCTGATCTTCCTGGGAATCAACCTTTTCCACGGCACCTGGCAGTTGACGCTGAACGTGACGGTGGTCAATGACTGCGTCATCCCCGCCGGCCGCACCCCCGCCACCTGCCAGGACGGCGATCCCCAGACCCCCGCGAAACAGGCGGGCGTCATGGTGGGGGACAAGGTGGTTGCCTTCAACGGTCACCGGGTCAGCACTTGGGATGAACTGACTGACCTGATCCGCGCGAACCGCGACGGCGCCGCCACGCTCACGGTCGAACGCGATGGTAGGACCATGGAACTTCCCACCGTGAACACCATCATCCAGTCGGTGCCTGACAGACTCGACCCGACCTCCAGGGTGGAGGCCGGTTTCCTCGGTGTCTCGCCCAGCCGGGAACTGGTTCGGGGCGGCGTGATCGAAACGGCGGGACAGATGTGGAACATCACACGAATGTCCCTGGTGGCCCTGGCTTCCTTCCCGGTGCGGGTCTGGAACGTCGGGGTCGGGCTCGCCACCGGTGCGGAACGCGACATCAACAGCCCGATCTCCGTGGTCGGTGCCAGTCGCGTCGCGGGGGAGATCGCGGTGGCGGACTCGGTGCCGATCCAGGACCGCGTGGCCTCCTGGTTGTCGTTGCTCGGCAGCGTAAACCTGTTCGTGGCGTTGCTGAACCTGGTACCGCTGCTTCCCCTCGACGGCGGCCACATCGCAGGGGCGCTCTACGAGGCCTTGCGGCGCGGTCTGGCGCGGCTGCGCGGCAAGAGCGACCCCGGACCCGTCGACACCGCGAAAATGCTGCCGGTGGCCTATCTGGTCGGTGGATTCCTGCTGATCGGTGGGGTGGTGCTGATCCTGGCCGACATCATCAGCCCCATCAAGCTGTTCTGA
- the gdhA gene encoding NADP-specific glutamate dehydrogenase, whose translation MDQQLQSIFESVVARNPGEAEFHQAVREVFESLEPVIKKNPGYLEDKILERICEPERQIIFRVPWVDDRGTVQVNRGFRVEFNSALGPYKGGLRFHPSVYLGIIKFLGFEQIFKNSLTGLPIGGGKGGSDFNPHGRSDAEVMRFCQSFMTELYRHLGEYTDVPAGDIGVGGREIGYMFGQYKRITNRYESGVLTGKGLDWGGSLVRTEATGYGVVAFTQEMLKTRGDAFDGKRVTVSGSGNVAIYAIEKVQQLGGKVVACSDSSGYVVDEAGIDVGLLKQVKEVERGRIADYASRRDSAELGRTGSIWDVAVDVALPCATQNELNGEHAATLIRNGVKAVVEGANMPTTPEGIHAFQEAGVLFAPGKAANAGGVATSGLEMQQNAMRDSWTFEYTEERLTSIMRNIHDMCAATAEEYGAPGDYVVGANITGFIKVANAMQAFGLV comes from the coding sequence ATGGATCAGCAGTTGCAGTCCATCTTCGAGTCCGTGGTTGCCCGTAACCCCGGCGAGGCCGAGTTCCACCAGGCCGTCCGGGAGGTCTTCGAGAGCCTCGAGCCCGTTATCAAGAAGAACCCTGGCTACCTCGAGGACAAGATCCTGGAGCGCATCTGCGAGCCCGAGCGCCAGATCATCTTCCGTGTCCCCTGGGTGGACGACCGGGGAACGGTGCAGGTCAACCGCGGTTTCCGCGTTGAGTTCAACTCGGCTCTCGGCCCCTACAAGGGTGGTCTGCGGTTCCATCCCTCGGTCTACCTGGGCATCATCAAATTCCTGGGATTCGAGCAGATCTTCAAGAACTCCCTGACCGGTCTGCCCATCGGCGGCGGCAAGGGCGGTTCCGATTTCAACCCGCACGGCAGGTCCGATGCCGAGGTGATGCGTTTCTGCCAGTCCTTCATGACCGAGCTGTACCGCCACCTGGGTGAGTACACCGACGTGCCCGCCGGTGACATCGGCGTCGGCGGCCGCGAGATCGGCTACATGTTCGGCCAGTACAAGAGGATCACCAACCGCTACGAGTCCGGTGTGCTGACCGGCAAGGGCCTCGACTGGGGTGGGTCGTTGGTTCGCACCGAGGCAACCGGCTACGGCGTCGTGGCATTCACACAGGAAATGCTGAAGACCCGCGGCGACGCCTTCGACGGCAAGCGCGTCACGGTCTCGGGTTCCGGGAACGTGGCCATCTACGCCATCGAGAAGGTTCAGCAGCTCGGCGGGAAGGTCGTTGCCTGCTCCGACTCCTCCGGTTACGTCGTGGACGAGGCGGGCATCGATGTCGGACTGCTGAAGCAGGTCAAGGAGGTGGAACGCGGCCGAATCGCCGACTACGCCTCCCGCCGCGACAGTGCCGAACTGGGCAGGACCGGTTCGATCTGGGATGTGGCGGTGGATGTCGCCCTGCCGTGCGCTACCCAGAACGAGTTGAACGGGGAACACGCAGCCACCCTGATCCGCAACGGCGTCAAGGCCGTGGTCGAGGGCGCAAACATGCCCACCACCCCCGAGGGCATCCATGCCTTCCAGGAAGCCGGGGTGTTGTTCGCCCCGGGCAAGGCGGCGAACGCCGGCGGTGTTGCCACCTCGGGCCTGGAGATGCAGCAGAACGCCATGCGCGACTCGTGGACCTTCGAGTACACCGAGGAACGCCTGACCAGCATCATGCGCAACATCCACGACATGTGCGCTGCCACCGCCGAGGAGTACGGCGCCCCCGGTGACTACGTCGTCGGCGCCAACATCACCGGTTTCATCAAGGTAGCGAACGCCATGCAGGCATTCGGGCTCGTCTGA
- the purU gene encoding formyltetrahydrofolate deformylase, translating to MGLMQDLVMTLRCPDGPGIVHALTGVVVSLGGNITECQQFASADTGRFFTRIALVGPTRDELMGALRPVAEGLGAEFDIYGTQRPTRTLLLASKAGHCLNELLFRWRAGTLPIDVVGVMANHEVLGSLADFYGVPFTHRVVVPETKADFEAEVRRVIEERKVDLVVLARYMQILSPELCDHLAGRAINIHHSFLPGFKGANPYRQAHIRGVKLIGATAHFVTSDLDEGPIIEQNVVRVDHTMGVSKLVSKGRGQESETLAEAVRLFAEHRVLMDGNRTVIFR from the coding sequence CTGGGGCTCATGCAGGACCTCGTCATGACGTTGCGGTGCCCGGACGGTCCTGGCATCGTGCACGCCCTCACCGGAGTTGTCGTCTCCCTGGGTGGCAACATAACCGAATGCCAGCAGTTCGCCTCCGCCGACACGGGACGGTTCTTCACCCGTATCGCCTTGGTCGGGCCCACACGCGATGAGTTGATGGGCGCTCTGCGTCCCGTGGCGGAGGGGCTCGGCGCGGAGTTCGACATCTACGGCACGCAACGCCCGACCCGCACCCTGTTGCTGGCCTCGAAGGCAGGGCACTGCCTCAACGAACTCCTGTTCCGGTGGCGCGCGGGAACCCTGCCCATCGACGTTGTCGGTGTCATGGCCAATCACGAAGTCTTGGGGTCGCTGGCCGATTTCTACGGTGTGCCGTTCACGCACCGGGTGGTCGTTCCAGAGACCAAGGCCGATTTCGAGGCCGAGGTCCGGCGCGTGATCGAGGAGCGGAAGGTGGACCTGGTGGTTCTGGCCCGTTACATGCAGATCCTCAGCCCCGAGCTGTGCGATCACCTTGCCGGGCGCGCAATCAACATCCACCACTCCTTCCTGCCCGGTTTCAAGGGGGCCAATCCCTACCGGCAGGCCCACATCCGCGGGGTGAAACTGATCGGCGCCACGGCCCATTTCGTCACCAGCGATCTCGACGAAGGACCGATCATCGAACAGAACGTGGTCAGGGTGGACCACACCATGGGGGTCAGCAAACTGGTCAGCAAGGGGAGGGGCCAGGAATCGGAGACCCTGGCGGAGGCGGTGCGCCTGTTCGCCGAGCACCGGGTGCTGATGGACGGGAACAGGACGGTGATCTTCCGCTGA
- the cobU gene encoding bifunctional adenosylcobinamide kinase/adenosylcobinamide-phosphate guanylyltransferase: MKGSALILGGTRSGKSTFAESLLSDEPGVSYVATSEVRPDDPEWVERLRIHRARRPSHWETVETIDLAAELRRDDATPMLVDCLGVWLTRLLDDGCWDRDPEALGRLENRLEEFLAALRATRRPVVFVSNEVGLGVVPATSSGRLFTDQLGRLNMRVAAVADRVWLCVAGIPVPVKGA; the protein is encoded by the coding sequence GTGAAGGGCTCCGCGCTGATCCTGGGCGGGACCCGTTCCGGGAAATCTACCTTCGCGGAGTCACTGCTCTCCGATGAACCCGGGGTTTCCTACGTGGCCACCTCCGAGGTGCGTCCCGACGATCCCGAATGGGTGGAGCGGCTCAGGATTCACCGGGCCCGCCGCCCCTCCCACTGGGAGACGGTCGAGACCATCGACCTGGCCGCCGAGCTTCGCCGCGACGACGCCACCCCCATGCTGGTCGACTGCCTGGGGGTGTGGCTGACGAGGCTGCTCGACGACGGCTGCTGGGACCGGGACCCGGAGGCCCTGGGACGCCTGGAGAACCGGCTGGAGGAGTTCCTGGCCGCGCTGCGCGCCACCCGCAGACCGGTGGTGTTCGTCAGCAACGAGGTGGGGCTCGGCGTGGTTCCGGCCACCAGCTCCGGCAGGTTGTTCACTGACCAGCTGGGGCGCCTCAACATGCGGGTCGCAGCGGTTGCCGACCGGGTCTGGCTGTGCGTGGCCGGCATTCCCGTGCCGGTCAAGGGGGCCTGA
- the cobT gene encoding nicotinate-nucleotide--dimethylbenzimidazole phosphoribosyltransferase gives MALTPTELSGLASRIAPVEDAWLQAGRARQDDLTKPPGSLGELEAIGVRLCGIAAQCPPPVPSNPKVIVFAADHGVYAQGVTPWPQEVSVQMAAGIAIGFAGVCVISRAFGAGTEVFDVGLLQHAEGTVDRRIAAGTADFTQGPAMTVEQALEAIGVGIEAANAAIDSGADVLVPGEVGLANTTPAAALTAAFTGRSVAEVTGRGAGADDEMLAHKVAVIEKGLEVGGVARLVTEGDAVGALAAVGGFEHAAMTGLMLVAAARRVPVVLDGVVSCSAALVARAICPDVVGYLIAGHAGVEPAITAAHEALGLRGLVDLGLRLGEGSGGALALPLVRAAALIMNEMGTFSGQGVSKA, from the coding sequence ATGGCCCTCACCCCAACCGAGCTGTCCGGCCTCGCCTCCCGAATCGCCCCCGTCGAGGACGCCTGGCTCCAGGCGGGCCGCGCCCGGCAGGACGACCTGACCAAACCCCCCGGTTCCCTCGGGGAACTCGAGGCCATCGGGGTGCGGCTCTGCGGAATCGCCGCCCAGTGCCCACCTCCGGTGCCTTCAAATCCGAAGGTGATCGTTTTCGCCGCCGACCACGGGGTCTACGCGCAGGGGGTCACGCCTTGGCCCCAGGAGGTCAGCGTCCAGATGGCCGCCGGGATAGCCATCGGGTTCGCCGGGGTGTGCGTGATCTCCCGGGCCTTCGGGGCCGGAACCGAGGTGTTCGACGTCGGTTTGCTGCAGCACGCGGAGGGCACCGTGGACCGCCGCATCGCGGCCGGCACCGCCGACTTCACCCAGGGGCCCGCAATGACCGTGGAGCAGGCTCTGGAGGCGATCGGCGTCGGCATCGAGGCCGCCAACGCCGCCATCGACTCCGGAGCCGACGTGCTGGTGCCCGGTGAGGTCGGGCTCGCCAACACCACGCCCGCCGCTGCCTTGACGGCCGCGTTCACCGGAAGGTCCGTGGCCGAGGTCACGGGCAGGGGGGCCGGGGCCGATGACGAGATGCTCGCCCACAAGGTGGCGGTGATTGAGAAAGGGCTTGAGGTAGGCGGGGTCGCGAGGCTGGTCACCGAGGGGGACGCGGTCGGTGCGTTGGCCGCCGTCGGTGGTTTCGAACACGCCGCCATGACCGGGCTCATGCTGGTCGCCGCGGCCAGGCGCGTCCCCGTGGTTCTCGACGGGGTGGTTTCCTGCTCCGCGGCCCTCGTCGCCCGCGCCATCTGCCCTGACGTCGTCGGCTACCTGATCGCCGGGCACGCCGGTGTGGAACCCGCCATCACCGCCGCCCATGAGGCCCTCGGGCTGCGCGGGCTGGTCGATCTCGGCCTGCGGCTCGGTGAGGGCTCCGGCGGTGCCCTGGCGCTGCCGCTGGTCAGAGCGGCCGCTCTCATCATGAACGAGATGGGCACCTTCAGCGGCCAGGGAGTGTCGAAGGCGTGA
- a CDS encoding ATP-binding protein translates to MRSGAGRVVRMVLRPMILSERHRISPTVSLKDLLRGDAVVEGQTSLSLSDYVDEILCSGFPAFQGLPERAVRIQLESYLARAVDHDLPEGGFLFRRPAALRAWLTAYAAATSTTTSYSRILDAATPGEDEKPSRNTVTSYREALERLFLLDPLPAWVPSLSPLKRLVAAPKHHLVDPALAAHLIGATKDSLLYGPESTFLGALFESLATLCVRVMAQSAEATTGHLRTKGGEHEIDLMVEGRDRRVVGVEVKLASIITDRDVRHLHWLKQELGERVTDLVVLTTGPHAFRRADGIAVVPLGLLAP, encoded by the coding sequence ATGCGCTCCGGAGCAGGGCGGGTGGTCCGCATGGTGCTGCGCCCCATGATCCTGAGTGAGCGGCACCGGATTTCACCGACCGTATCTCTCAAGGACCTGTTGAGGGGAGATGCGGTGGTTGAGGGGCAAACCAGCCTGAGCCTGAGCGATTACGTCGATGAGATTCTCTGCTCCGGTTTCCCCGCATTTCAGGGATTGCCGGAACGGGCCGTTCGGATACAATTGGAGAGCTACCTGGCCCGTGCCGTGGATCACGACCTGCCGGAAGGAGGATTCCTGTTCCGGCGACCTGCCGCCCTGCGTGCCTGGCTCACCGCTTACGCCGCAGCTACGTCAACCACCACCAGCTATTCACGAATTCTCGATGCAGCGACCCCCGGGGAGGATGAAAAGCCTTCTCGCAACACTGTCACCAGTTATCGCGAGGCCTTGGAACGTCTGTTCCTGCTGGATCCGCTCCCGGCCTGGGTGCCGAGCCTTTCTCCCTTGAAACGACTGGTGGCAGCTCCAAAACATCATCTGGTCGACCCCGCTTTGGCCGCGCATCTGATCGGTGCCACCAAGGATTCCCTGTTGTACGGACCGGAGAGCACCTTTCTGGGGGCGCTGTTCGAATCACTTGCGACGCTCTGCGTCCGCGTGATGGCGCAGAGCGCAGAAGCCACCACAGGTCATCTGCGCACGAAAGGCGGTGAACACGAGATCGACCTGATGGTCGAGGGACGTGACCGTCGCGTCGTGGGGGTAGAGGTGAAACTCGCTTCCATCATCACCGACAGGGATGTCCGCCACCTCCATTGGCTGAAACAGGAACTCGGGGAACGCGTGACCGACCTCGTTGTCCTGACCACGGGCCCCCACGCCTTCCGCCGGGCCGACGGCATTGCGGTGGTTCCGCTGGGGCTCCTGGCTCCCTGA
- a CDS encoding cobyric acid synthase: MTGLLIAGTASDAGKSLIVTGLARAFRRRGIRVAPFKSQNMSNNSMVCSDGTEIGRAQYLQAQAAGVEPGSLLNPVLLKPGSDRRSFVVLRGRPAGELGAGEYASGRKHLAEAAFEAYEELAAGHDLVLCEGAGSPAEINLRRGDYVNFGLAERFGLPVVLAADIDRGGALAAIFGTHGIVSEQDRGRLAGYLINKFRGDQAVLDPGLDELTRRTGLRNYGVLPWLADVWLDGEDALTIGSRALRPGTGVLHVAVVHFPRTSNATDVDALAAEPGVQVVVTASPDQVARADLAVLPGSRATVTDLAWLREKGLAEAIRIRARQQRPVLGICGGYQMLTDRILDDLESGDGDIPGLGLLPGEVRFGEAKVLGRPSGTWRGEPVEGYTIHHGRVHASGGKEFCEGQQIGATFGTMWHGAFESDGFRRAFLEEIARLTGSDWRPSEGAPGYAEQREVMIERLADACEDNLDVPALLDAAR; the protein is encoded by the coding sequence ATGACCGGGTTGTTGATCGCGGGAACCGCATCGGATGCGGGCAAGTCGTTGATCGTGACGGGCCTGGCGCGCGCGTTCCGGCGCCGCGGGATCAGGGTGGCCCCGTTCAAGTCGCAGAACATGTCCAACAACTCGATGGTCTGCTCGGACGGCACCGAGATCGGGCGAGCCCAGTACCTGCAGGCGCAGGCCGCCGGCGTGGAGCCGGGCAGCCTGCTGAATCCCGTGCTGCTGAAACCGGGCAGCGACCGGCGCAGTTTCGTCGTGCTCCGTGGCCGCCCCGCGGGGGAGCTCGGGGCGGGGGAGTACGCCAGCGGACGCAAACACCTGGCCGAGGCCGCCTTCGAAGCCTACGAGGAACTCGCCGCCGGCCACGACCTGGTGCTGTGCGAGGGAGCCGGGTCGCCCGCCGAGATCAACCTGCGTCGGGGCGACTACGTCAACTTCGGCCTGGCGGAACGTTTCGGGCTGCCCGTGGTGCTGGCCGCCGACATCGACCGCGGGGGCGCCCTGGCGGCGATCTTCGGCACTCACGGCATCGTCTCCGAACAGGACCGCGGGCGGCTGGCGGGATACCTGATCAACAAGTTCCGCGGCGACCAGGCGGTGCTCGACCCGGGGCTGGACGAACTGACCCGGCGCACCGGTCTCAGGAACTACGGTGTGCTGCCCTGGCTGGCGGACGTGTGGCTGGACGGGGAGGACGCCCTGACCATCGGGTCGCGGGCGCTGCGTCCCGGCACCGGGGTGCTTCACGTCGCCGTCGTGCACTTTCCCCGCACCTCGAACGCCACCGATGTGGATGCGCTCGCCGCGGAACCGGGCGTCCAGGTGGTCGTCACCGCATCACCCGATCAGGTCGCCCGGGCCGATCTCGCGGTGCTTCCGGGGTCACGGGCCACCGTCACGGACCTGGCCTGGCTAAGGGAGAAAGGTCTGGCGGAGGCGATCCGGATCCGCGCCCGGCAGCAGCGGCCCGTGCTCGGTATCTGCGGTGGCTACCAGATGCTCACAGACCGCATCCTCGACGACCTCGAATCCGGTGACGGCGACATCCCAGGCCTGGGTCTGCTTCCCGGTGAGGTGCGTTTCGGCGAGGCGAAGGTGCTCGGCAGGCCATCCGGGACCTGGCGGGGAGAACCGGTGGAGGGCTACACCATCCACCACGGGCGGGTTCACGCCTCCGGCGGGAAGGAGTTCTGCGAGGGACAGCAGATCGGCGCGACCTTCGGGACCATGTGGCACGGGGCCTTCGAATCCGACGGTTTCCGCCGGGCCTTCCTTGAGGAGATCGCACGGCTGACCGGCAGCGACTGGCGGCCCAGCGAGGGGGCCCCCGGCTACGCCGAGCAGCGGGAGGTCATGATCGAAAGACTCGCGGATGCCTGCGAGGACAACCTGGACGTGCCGGCGCTGCTGGATGCGGCGAGGTGA
- a CDS encoding cobalamin biosynthesis protein, producing the protein MTLRHRGLGIVIGMVADQVFADPQKHHPVAWFGSWATRVEKTTHADSRAAGAVFTALAVAPVLAGGMLVERVSARHGWIRVAATAAATWAALGARRLADEGRIMADRLVGGDLDAAREQLPNLCGRDPRFLDAEGLGRATVESMAENTNDAGVCTIFWGALAGVPGILTHRALNTLDAMVGHRNQRYGRFGTASARADDAAAWVPARLTGALACVCAPLVGGDVSRAWRIMRRDGARHPSPNGGWCESAWAGALGVRLGGENRYGDRVEFRPTLGDGPRPTGPQVRRAAKLVTAVTAAATGLLAGALIVFGGGRK; encoded by the coding sequence ATGACACTGAGACACCGCGGCTTGGGGATCGTCATCGGGATGGTGGCGGACCAGGTGTTCGCAGACCCGCAGAAGCACCATCCCGTCGCCTGGTTCGGTTCCTGGGCCACCCGGGTCGAGAAAACCACCCACGCCGACAGCCGGGCCGCAGGAGCGGTGTTCACCGCGCTCGCCGTCGCCCCCGTGCTGGCGGGCGGGATGCTGGTGGAACGGGTTTCAGCCCGGCACGGCTGGATTCGGGTCGCGGCCACCGCCGCCGCGACCTGGGCGGCGCTCGGTGCCAGGCGGCTCGCCGACGAGGGAAGGATCATGGCCGACCGCCTCGTGGGCGGCGACCTCGACGCGGCCCGGGAACAGTTGCCGAACCTCTGCGGCCGCGACCCGCGTTTCCTCGACGCCGAGGGCCTGGGACGCGCCACCGTCGAGTCGATGGCGGAGAACACCAACGACGCCGGGGTGTGCACGATCTTCTGGGGGGCTCTCGCGGGGGTGCCCGGAATCCTGACTCACCGTGCCCTCAACACCCTCGACGCCATGGTCGGCCACCGCAACCAGCGCTACGGGCGTTTCGGCACGGCATCGGCACGCGCCGACGACGCAGCGGCCTGGGTGCCGGCGCGGCTCACCGGGGCCCTGGCGTGCGTGTGCGCCCCACTGGTCGGCGGAGACGTCTCCCGGGCCTGGCGCATCATGCGGCGCGACGGTGCCAGACATCCCAGCCCGAACGGCGGCTGGTGCGAGTCCGCGTGGGCCGGTGCCCTCGGGGTGCGGCTGGGCGGGGAGAACCGCTACGGCGATCGGGTGGAGTTCCGCCCCACCCTCGGCGACGGCCCCCGCCCCACGGGACCGCAGGTGCGCCGCGCCGCGAAACTGGTGACCGCCGTCACCGCCGCCGCCACGGGGCTGCTGGCCGGGGCGCTGATCGTGTTCGGAGGTGGGAGGAAATGA